One stretch of Limnohabitans sp. DNA includes these proteins:
- the hrpA gene encoding ATP-dependent RNA helicase HrpA, whose product MTEPANLIPLQIDFPEGLPVSARRDEIMAAMDQHQVIIVCGETGSGKTTQLPKIALAMGRGKLNAKPGERARMIGHTQPRRIAASSVAKRIAEELKTPLGEVVGFKVRFQDRLSKNASVKLMTDGILLAETQTDPLLQAYDTIIIDEAHERSLNIDFLLGYLRQILPRRPDLKIVVTSATIDADRFAKHFASRHGPAPVIMVSGRTFPVEQRYRPFEETRDYGLNEAMADGVDELWQGGAGGDILIFLPGEREIREAADHLRKHLSHQPLTRGAEVLPLFARLSQAEQDQIFEASNGRRIVLATNVAETSLTVPGIRYVIDAGTARVKRYSLRSKVEQLMVEPISQAAANQRAGRCGRVANGICIRLYDDQDFAGRPRFTDPEILRSSLAGVILRMKSLHLGVVEDFPFIEAPSKRAITDGYQLLAELGAVDDDNELTPIGKELARLPLDPRVGRMILEARGREALDEVLVIASAMSVQDVRDRPMDAQAQADQQHAKFDDDKSEFTGYLKLWKWIHDARGGPSKLIGVRSQLNPAASAGQNNRDLTPIKGRPAQEAPQHKLSNRQYEQLLRQNFINIRRVREWRDTHTQLLTVVAEHKWRINTQPASYEQLHLSMLAGLLGNVGYKLEDEEAYLGARGIKFHKHPGAHLSKKPGRWIVVAELVETTRLFGRGIAAIEPQWLEQVGAHLLKKQLLDPHWEKKSAEVVALERATLYGLVVYSGRRKPYSRVDLHGAREIFIREALVGDQWETKLPFLAANHKMIAKVEELEHKSRRQDVLVDDELIYAFYDQQLPADVCSGRLLENWYRTESAKQPRLLMLSREELMRHEAAGITTQAFPKHIRLGGTDCQATYLHEPGDARDGVTVTVPLFVLNQVSEDRCEWLVPGLLKDKIQALLKSLPQRPRSRFVPLPESATRLAAELSVPELFGAGSLTDVLLKKARDETSLDIKRTDFKHEMLSPHLFMNLLVVDEHGRQLGMGRNLGALKGELGAKARGAFQALAQLKVSAAPAAVPQAPNSGESKPSGSKQSGSDPHFFKADAGGRANQPRGEKSAAPKPLAPQRYTAWTFGELPELMEISKGGQTLIGFPALVDVQDAVTIEVFDEPDVAATKNRAGLRRLFALQIKDALKYLEKNIPDLQKMAVAYMPLGTADELKTQIIDVALDRAFLLDPLPNDEITFKRRIEEGRGRLTLIANEVARLAGTILLEFGAATRKIKDTKNAPDATADCTAQLQRLMPKNFMAATPWPQLQHYARYLQGHHPAPGQIPRRPRPRRPAPD is encoded by the coding sequence GTGACCGAGCCCGCAAACCTTATCCCCCTCCAAATCGACTTCCCCGAAGGCCTGCCGGTCTCGGCCCGCCGTGACGAAATCATGGCCGCCATGGACCAGCACCAGGTCATCATTGTTTGCGGTGAGACCGGCTCAGGCAAGACCACGCAGTTGCCCAAAATCGCGCTGGCGATGGGGCGCGGCAAGCTGAACGCCAAGCCCGGCGAACGCGCCCGCATGATTGGCCACACCCAGCCCCGGCGCATTGCGGCCAGCTCGGTGGCCAAACGCATTGCTGAGGAGTTGAAGACGCCATTGGGCGAGGTGGTGGGTTTCAAGGTGCGGTTTCAAGACCGTTTGAGCAAAAACGCGTCCGTCAAACTGATGACCGACGGTATTTTGCTGGCCGAAACCCAGACCGACCCGCTGCTGCAGGCTTATGACACCATCATCATCGACGAGGCGCACGAACGCAGCCTGAACATCGACTTTTTGCTGGGCTACCTTCGCCAAATTTTGCCGCGCCGCCCCGACCTCAAAATCGTCGTCACCTCGGCCACCATCGACGCCGACCGCTTTGCCAAGCACTTTGCCTCGCGCCACGGTCCGGCCCCGGTCATCATGGTCTCTGGCCGCACCTTTCCGGTGGAGCAGCGTTACCGCCCGTTTGAAGAAACGCGTGACTACGGCCTGAACGAGGCCATGGCCGACGGTGTGGACGAACTCTGGCAAGGCGGGGCAGGGGGCGACATCCTGATCTTTTTGCCCGGCGAGCGCGAAATCCGCGAAGCCGCCGACCACTTGCGCAAACACCTGTCGCACCAGCCGCTCACACGCGGGGCCGAAGTGCTGCCGCTGTTTGCCCGCTTGTCGCAGGCCGAGCAAGACCAGATTTTTGAAGCATCGAACGGCCGCCGCATTGTGCTGGCCACCAACGTGGCCGAAACCTCGCTCACGGTGCCTGGCATCCGTTACGTGATCGACGCTGGCACCGCCCGCGTCAAGCGCTACAGCCTGCGCAGCAAGGTTGAGCAGCTCATGGTCGAGCCGATCAGCCAGGCGGCGGCCAACCAGCGTGCTGGCCGTTGCGGCCGCGTGGCCAACGGCATTTGTATTCGCCTGTACGACGACCAAGACTTTGCCGGCCGTCCGCGTTTTACCGACCCGGAAATTTTGCGTTCGTCATTGGCGGGCGTGATCTTGCGCATGAAGAGCCTGCACCTGGGCGTGGTGGAAGACTTTCCGTTCATCGAAGCGCCGTCCAAACGCGCCATCACCGACGGCTACCAACTGCTGGCCGAGCTGGGCGCGGTGGACGACGACAACGAGCTGACGCCCATCGGAAAAGAGCTGGCCCGCCTGCCGCTGGACCCCCGTGTGGGCCGCATGATCTTGGAAGCCCGTGGTCGCGAAGCGCTGGACGAAGTGCTGGTCATCGCCAGCGCCATGAGCGTGCAAGACGTGCGCGACCGCCCCATGGACGCGCAAGCCCAGGCCGACCAACAACACGCCAAGTTTGACGACGACAAGAGCGAATTCACCGGTTACCTGAAGCTGTGGAAATGGATTCACGACGCCCGTGGCGGCCCATCTAAGTTAATTGGGGTCAGATCCCAATTAAATCCAGCTGCTTCTGCGGGTCAAAACAATCGGGATCTGACCCCAATTAAAGGAAGGCCTGCGCAAGAAGCGCCGCAGCACAAGCTGAGCAACCGCCAATACGAGCAACTGCTGCGTCAGAACTTCATCAACATCCGCCGCGTGCGCGAGTGGCGAGACACGCACACCCAGCTGCTCACCGTGGTGGCTGAACACAAGTGGCGCATCAACACGCAGCCGGCCAGTTACGAGCAGTTGCACCTGTCCATGTTGGCGGGCCTGCTGGGCAACGTGGGTTACAAGCTCGAAGACGAAGAAGCCTATTTGGGCGCACGCGGCATCAAGTTCCACAAACACCCTGGCGCGCACCTCTCCAAAAAGCCGGGGCGCTGGATCGTGGTGGCTGAGTTGGTGGAAACCACGCGCTTGTTTGGCCGGGGCATTGCCGCCATCGAGCCGCAGTGGCTGGAGCAGGTCGGGGCGCATTTGCTCAAGAAGCAACTGCTCGACCCGCATTGGGAAAAGAAGTCCGCAGAAGTGGTGGCGCTGGAGCGGGCCACGCTGTATGGCCTCGTGGTCTACAGTGGCCGTCGCAAGCCCTACAGCCGGGTGGACCTGCACGGCGCACGCGAGATTTTCATCCGCGAAGCACTGGTGGGCGACCAGTGGGAGACCAAGCTGCCGTTCTTGGCCGCTAACCACAAGATGATCGCCAAGGTCGAAGAGCTGGAACACAAGTCGCGCCGCCAAGACGTGTTGGTGGACGACGAGCTGATCTACGCTTTTTATGACCAGCAACTGCCCGCCGACGTGTGCAGCGGCCGCCTGCTGGAAAACTGGTACCGCACTGAGAGCGCCAAGCAGCCGCGTCTGTTGATGCTGAGCCGTGAAGAACTGATGCGCCACGAAGCCGCAGGCATCACCACGCAGGCCTTCCCCAAACACATTCGCTTGGGCGGCACCGACTGCCAGGCCACGTATTTGCACGAACCCGGCGACGCCCGCGATGGCGTCACGGTGACGGTGCCGTTGTTTGTGCTCAACCAGGTGAGCGAAGACCGCTGCGAATGGCTGGTGCCCGGCCTGCTCAAAGACAAAATTCAAGCCCTGCTCAAAAGCCTGCCGCAGCGCCCGCGCAGCCGCTTTGTGCCGCTGCCCGAATCCGCCACTCGCCTGGCCGCCGAGCTGTCAGTGCCTGAGCTGTTTGGTGCCGGATCGTTGACCGACGTGCTGCTCAAAAAAGCCCGCGACGAAACCAGCCTCGACATCAAGCGCACCGACTTCAAACACGAGATGCTCAGCCCGCACCTGTTCATGAACCTGCTGGTGGTGGACGAACATGGCCGCCAGCTGGGCATGGGCCGCAACCTGGGTGCGCTCAAAGGCGAGCTGGGCGCCAAAGCGCGTGGCGCGTTTCAGGCGCTGGCGCAGCTGAAAGTCTCGGCTGCACCTGCCGCAGTGCCTCAAGCCCCCAATAGCGGGGAGTCCAAACCATCGGGGTCAAAACAATCGGGGTCAGACCCCCATTTCTTCAAGGCCGATGCAGGTGGGCGCGCCAATCAGCCACGAGGTGAGAAATCAGCCGCCCCCAAGCCATTGGCCCCCCAGCGCTACACCGCCTGGACCTTTGGCGAACTGCCCGAGTTGATGGAAATCAGCAAAGGCGGGCAGACGTTGATTGGCTTTCCCGCGCTGGTGGACGTGCAAGACGCCGTGACCATCGAAGTGTTTGACGAGCCCGACGTGGCCGCCACCAAAAACCGCGCGGGCCTGCGCCGCCTGTTTGCGCTGCAGATCAAAGACGCGCTCAAATACCTTGAGAAAAACATCCCCGACCTGCAAAAAATGGCCGTGGCCTACATGCCGCTGGGCACGGCGGATGAGCTGAAAACCCAGATCATCGACGTGGCGCTGGACCGTGCCTTTTTGCTCGACCCGCTGCCCAATGACGAAATCACCTTCAAACGTCGCATCGAAGAAGGCCGTGGCCGCTTGACGCTGATTGCCAACGAAGTGGCACGTTTGGCGGGCACCATCTTGCTGGAGTTTGGCGCGGCCACCCGCAAGATCAAGGACACCAAAAACGCCCCCGACGCGACCGCAGACTGCACTGCGCAACTGCAACGCCTGATGCCCAAAAACTTCATGGCCGCCACCCCGTGGCCGCAGCTGCAGCACTACGCCCGCTACCTGCAAGGCCATCACCCAGCGCCTGGACAAATACCGCGCCGACCCCGCCCGCGACGCCCAGCGCCTGACTGA
- a CDS encoding DUF3418 domain-containing protein, giving the protein MAERKGAQDARMLEFRWLLEELRVSFFAQELAHSPARQHQAAGEGLGAVESLSWALNCLLYVN; this is encoded by the coding sequence GTGGCCGAACGCAAAGGCGCGCAAGACGCCCGCATGCTGGAGTTCCGCTGGCTACTGGAAGAACTGCGCGTGAGCTTCTTCGCGCAAGAGCTTGCGCACTCCCCAGCCCGTCAGCATCAAGCGGCTGGAGAAGGCTTGGGGGCAGTTGAATCATTGAGCTGGGCTCTGAATTGTCTTTTATACGTCAATTGA
- a CDS encoding helix-turn-helix domain-containing protein has protein sequence MSKISSPVDAEMTEFEKDLLESIRQAKRGEGRVTQVAVTAATEARLKLGVSQSAFAQLLGVSVRTLQEWEQGRREPSGAARTLLRIALKSP, from the coding sequence ATGTCCAAAATCTCATCCCCTGTCGATGCGGAAATGACGGAATTTGAAAAGGATTTGCTGGAGTCCATTCGCCAGGCCAAACGTGGCGAAGGCCGTGTCACGCAAGTGGCTGTGACTGCCGCGACCGAGGCGCGCCTGAAACTGGGCGTTTCTCAATCAGCTTTTGCCCAATTGCTGGGCGTATCCGTGCGCACCTTGCAAGAGTGGGAGCAGGGCCGCCGGGAGCCATCAGGCGCGGCGCGCACACTGCTGCGCATTGCCCTGAAGTCGCCCTGA
- a CDS encoding OsmC domain/YcaO domain-containing protein produces the protein MLADQPIAYKGDGSAPGPFDYFLAVVGFVRGVFCEAVLRDARYLHRAHPPVAKQHRRPREPLSCRPSKIQVELPGRHVLTKTVQGILRSIDRCTVKKAIQAGPTFIVEAVDNLDADAQALLTLNPDAQAQTFIAGKDLPLEQTIANMTRVLADLGIKIEIASWRNLVPNVWSLHIRDAHSPMCFTNGKGSTKESALASALGEYIERLNNNHFYAGVFFGEDIAQADFVHDPKERWFQPAKRDALPKGLLDAHCLPIYNPDGELKASHLFDTNSGNPSRGICALPYVRQSDGEVVYFPSNLVENLFVSNGMSAGNTLVEAQVQCLSEIFERAVKREILEGEMALPDVPQAVLAKYPGIVAGIEALEAQGFPVLVKDASLGGVYPVMCVTLMNPRTGGVFASFGAHPRLEVALERSLTELLQGRSFEGLNDLPAPTFTSNAVTEPNNFVEHFIDSSGVVSWRFFSARADHDFVEWDFAGKGEDATAQEAVTLFGILQAMGKEAYVAVHDQLGATACRILVPGYSEVYPVDDLIWDNTNKALLFRADVLNLHQLDDEALMALQGRLENNELDDYLDIATLIGIEFDDNTVWGQLTVMELKLLIHLALQQLEEAHELVGAFLQYNDNTVERRLFYQALNVVLEVTLDQDLALEDYEVNFRRMFGHERMDAAIGSVDGSVRFHGLTPTSLQLETLDRHQRLLDSYKKLHVARAKVAANQALV, from the coding sequence GTGCTGGCCGATCAGCCGATCGCTTACAAGGGCGATGGCTCGGCACCAGGGCCGTTTGATTATTTTTTGGCCGTCGTCGGCTTTGTGCGCGGCGTATTTTGTGAAGCTGTATTGCGAGACGCGCGGTATCTCCACCGAGCACATCCGCCTGTCGCAAAACAACATCGTCGACCCCGAGAACCGCTATCTTGCAGACCATCCAAGATTCAGGTGGAGTTGCCAGGCCGACATGTCCTGACAAAGACCGTCCAAGGCATTCTGCGGTCGATTGACCGCTGCACGGTCAAAAAGGCGATCCAAGCAGGCCCCACCTTCATTGTTGAAGCGGTGGACAACCTGGACGCCGACGCGCAGGCCTTGCTCACGCTCAACCCCGATGCGCAAGCGCAGACCTTCATTGCGGGCAAGGACTTGCCGCTGGAGCAGACCATCGCCAACATGACGCGGGTCTTGGCCGATTTGGGCATCAAGATCGAGATTGCGTCTTGGCGCAACCTGGTGCCCAACGTGTGGTCGCTGCACATTCGCGATGCGCATTCGCCCATGTGCTTCACCAACGGCAAGGGCTCGACCAAAGAGAGCGCCTTGGCCTCGGCGCTGGGTGAATACATCGAGCGCCTGAACAACAACCACTTTTACGCAGGCGTGTTTTTTGGTGAAGACATTGCCCAAGCCGACTTTGTGCACGACCCCAAAGAGCGCTGGTTCCAACCGGCCAAGCGCGACGCGCTGCCCAAAGGCTTGTTGGATGCGCATTGTTTGCCCATTTACAACCCCGATGGCGAACTCAAGGCCTCGCACCTGTTCGACACCAACTCGGGCAACCCCTCGCGCGGCATTTGTGCACTGCCCTATGTGCGCCAGTCTGATGGTGAGGTGGTGTACTTCCCCTCCAATCTGGTGGAAAACCTGTTCGTGAGCAACGGCATGAGCGCAGGCAACACGCTGGTGGAAGCTCAGGTGCAATGCTTGTCAGAAATTTTTGAGCGGGCCGTCAAGCGCGAGATTCTGGAAGGTGAAATGGCCTTGCCCGATGTGCCACAGGCTGTGTTGGCCAAGTACCCCGGCATCGTCGCGGGCATCGAGGCTTTGGAGGCTCAGGGTTTCCCGGTCTTGGTCAAAGACGCGTCGCTGGGCGGTGTGTACCCAGTGATGTGCGTGACCCTGATGAACCCGCGCACCGGTGGTGTGTTCGCGTCCTTTGGCGCACACCCGCGCTTGGAAGTGGCGCTGGAGCGCAGCCTGACCGAGCTGCTGCAAGGCCGCAGTTTTGAGGGCCTGAACGACCTGCCTGCACCCACCTTCACCAGCAACGCGGTGACCGAGCCCAACAACTTTGTCGAGCATTTCATCGACTCCAGCGGCGTGGTGTCGTGGCGGTTTTTCAGTGCCCGAGCCGATCACGACTTTGTGGAGTGGGACTTTGCCGGGAAGGGTGAGGACGCCACCGCGCAAGAGGCCGTCACGCTGTTTGGCATTTTGCAGGCCATGGGCAAAGAAGCCTATGTGGCGGTGCACGACCAACTGGGCGCCACCGCCTGCCGCATCCTGGTGCCGGGCTATTCCGAGGTGTACCCGGTCGATGACCTGATTTGGGATAACACCAACAAAGCGCTGTTGTTCCGCGCCGATGTGCTTAACCTGCACCAATTGGACGACGAGGCTTTGATGGCATTGCAGGGCCGATTGGAGAACAACGAGCTGGACGATTACCTCGACATCGCCACCCTGATTGGCATCGAATTTGACGACAACACGGTGTGGGGCCAGTTGACGGTGATGGAGCTCAAGCTCTTGATCCACCTGGCTTTGCAGCAGTTGGAAGAGGCCCATGAACTGGTGGGTGCTTTCTTGCAGTACAACGACAACACGGTAGAGCGCCGCTTGTTTTACCAGGCCTTGAACGTGGTGCTGGAGGTGACGCTGGACCAGGACTTGGCCCTGGAAGACTACGAGGTGAATTTCCGTCGTATGTTTGGCCACGAGCGCATGGATGCTGCCATCGGCTCGGTGGACGGCAGCGTGCGCTTTCATGGTCTCACGCCCACCAGCCTGCAGCTGGAAACCCTGGACCGGCACCAGCGCTTGCTCGATAGCTACAAAAAACTGCACGTCGCGCGGGCGAAGGTGGCAGCGAACCAGGCATTGGTTTAA
- a CDS encoding chlorhexidine efflux transporter, whose amino-acid sequence MSLWLDISLTRCLAWPILGLLAFFFFYAIAFTWCFDRVFGLPASALADDADHA is encoded by the coding sequence ATGTCGCTGTGGCTCGACATTTCACTCACACGCTGCCTTGCTTGGCCAATCCTGGGCTTGCTCGCGTTCTTTTTCTTTTATGCGATCGCGTTCACCTGGTGCTTTGACCGGGTCTTCGGCTTGCCCGCGTCTGCCCTGGCCGATGATGCCGATCACGCTTGA
- a CDS encoding Hsp20/alpha crystallin family protein has translation MSNLARFNPFSELRDPFSDDFFKGFALRPVFRMMEGEPQMRLDLSEDDKNFFVKAEIPGVKKEDIKVSVDGNLVSLSAEVKKETDQKEGAKLIRCERYYGSVSRSFTLDESVDQSAAQAKYENGVLQLTLPKKHNGQSHVLKIA, from the coding sequence ATGAGCAACCTTGCACGATTCAATCCTTTCAGCGAACTTCGCGACCCTTTCAGTGACGACTTTTTCAAGGGCTTTGCCCTGCGTCCAGTGTTTCGAATGATGGAGGGCGAGCCCCAAATGCGCCTGGACCTGTCGGAAGACGATAAGAACTTTTTTGTCAAAGCCGAAATTCCCGGTGTCAAGAAAGAAGACATCAAAGTGTCGGTGGATGGCAACTTGGTGTCTTTGAGCGCCGAGGTGAAAAAAGAAACCGATCAAAAAGAAGGTGCCAAGCTCATCCGCTGTGAGCGTTATTACGGCAGTGTTTCACGCAGCTTCACCCTGGACGAAAGCGTGGACCAATCGGCCGCCCAAGCCAAGTACGAAAACGGCGTGCTGCAACTGACTTTGCCCAAAAAGCACAACGGTCAAAGCCATGTTCTGAAAATCGCCTGA
- a CDS encoding CoA transferase, whose product MSFAQALRGVRILSLALNLPGPAALMRLVQMGARCTKVNPPAGDPMQHYTPTGYDLLHKGVAHKTLDLKTTAGQAALHQLLPQIDVLLTSFRPSALSKLGLGWKSLHQQYPALSLIEVVGAPGPLAEIPGHDLTYQAEVGLVNGLDLPPSLFADMGGALMASEATLKAVLMLKISGKGTRHEVALSDAAAWLALPRQLRMTTPDGAVGGAHAGYRVYACKNGRVAVAALEPHFAISLCAAAGITLVHPVKDLFKPEIHQTIAAFLAGKTRQQLDKLAAAQDIPLLTLPG is encoded by the coding sequence ATGTCCTTTGCCCAAGCCTTGCGCGGTGTGCGCATCCTCAGCCTTGCCCTGAATTTACCCGGACCTGCCGCCTTGATGCGTCTGGTACAAATGGGTGCACGTTGCACAAAAGTCAACCCGCCTGCCGGCGACCCGATGCAGCACTACACGCCCACAGGTTATGACCTGCTGCACAAAGGGGTGGCGCACAAGACCCTGGACCTGAAAACTACTGCGGGCCAAGCCGCCTTGCACCAGTTATTGCCCCAGATCGATGTGCTGCTCACCTCTTTTCGGCCTTCGGCCTTGAGCAAGCTGGGCCTGGGCTGGAAGAGCCTGCACCAACAATACCCCGCACTCAGTCTGATCGAGGTGGTGGGTGCACCCGGCCCCTTGGCCGAAATTCCTGGCCATGATCTGACGTATCAGGCCGAGGTGGGCTTGGTCAACGGGCTGGACTTGCCGCCCAGTCTGTTCGCCGACATGGGCGGTGCTCTGATGGCCAGTGAGGCCACGCTCAAAGCGGTGCTGATGCTCAAGATCAGCGGCAAGGGCACGCGCCATGAGGTCGCCTTGTCAGACGCGGCTGCCTGGCTGGCCTTGCCCCGTCAGTTGCGCATGACCACGCCCGATGGCGCAGTCGGCGGGGCGCATGCAGGCTATCGGGTGTATGCCTGCAAAAACGGCCGGGTGGCCGTGGCCGCGCTGGAGCCGCACTTTGCAATCAGTTTGTGCGCGGCAGCGGGCATCACGTTGGTGCACCCGGTCAAAGACCTGTTCAAGCCCGAGATCCACCAAACCATTGCCGCCTTCTTAGCTGGCAAGACCCGTCAACAACTGGACAAGCTGGCAGCGGCCCAAGACATCCCCCTGTTGACACTGCCTGGCTGA
- the pobA gene encoding 4-hydroxybenzoate 3-monooxygenase, which produces MSTTRTQVAIIGAGPSGLLLGQLLHKAGIDATIVERQSGDYVLSRIRAGVLEQVTMELLDEAGVGQRMHKEGLVHTGFDLLFKGARHRIDMELLTGGKKVIVYGQTEVTRDLMDTRQAEGLPTVYEANNVQVHDFDSQKPRVTYEKDGQTHTIECDFIAGCDGFHGVCRATAPKSAIKEYEKVYPFGWLGVLSDTPPVHHELIYANSTRGFALCSQRSATRSRYYLQVPLTDKIEDWSDEAFWTELRHRLDPEAREHLVTGPSIEKSIAPLRSFVTEPMRFGRMFLAGDAAHIVPPTGAKGLNLAATDVKYLSTALIEYYQEKSKAGIDAYSERCLRRIWRAERFSWWFTSLMHHLPENGEIGQKFQEAELDYLVNSEAGAKTMAENYVGLPLDFGC; this is translated from the coding sequence ATGAGCACCACCCGCACCCAGGTCGCCATCATCGGCGCAGGCCCTTCCGGACTGTTGTTGGGTCAACTTTTGCACAAGGCCGGTATCGACGCCACCATCGTCGAGCGCCAAAGCGGCGACTATGTCCTAAGCCGCATCCGCGCAGGCGTGCTGGAACAAGTCACCATGGAGCTGCTGGACGAGGCAGGTGTGGGCCAACGCATGCACAAAGAAGGCCTGGTTCACACGGGCTTTGACCTGCTGTTCAAAGGCGCACGCCACCGCATCGACATGGAACTGCTGACTGGCGGCAAAAAAGTCATCGTGTACGGCCAAACCGAAGTCACCCGCGACCTGATGGACACCCGCCAAGCGGAGGGCTTGCCCACGGTGTACGAAGCGAACAACGTGCAAGTGCACGACTTCGACAGCCAAAAGCCACGCGTGACTTACGAAAAAGATGGCCAAACCCACACCATCGAATGCGACTTCATTGCAGGCTGCGATGGCTTTCACGGCGTGTGCCGCGCCACTGCCCCCAAAAGCGCCATCAAAGAATACGAAAAGGTCTACCCCTTTGGCTGGCTGGGCGTGCTGTCAGACACCCCGCCTGTGCACCACGAACTCATTTATGCCAACAGCACCCGCGGTTTTGCCTTGTGCTCTCAGCGCAGCGCCACGCGCAGCCGCTATTACCTGCAAGTGCCGCTGACCGACAAGATTGAAGACTGGAGCGACGAAGCCTTCTGGACCGAATTGCGCCATCGTTTGGACCCCGAAGCCCGCGAGCATTTGGTGACAGGCCCCAGCATCGAGAAAAGCATCGCCCCGCTGCGCAGCTTTGTGACCGAGCCCATGCGCTTTGGCCGCATGTTCCTGGCGGGTGACGCCGCGCACATCGTGCCCCCCACCGGGGCCAAGGGACTGAACTTAGCGGCCACGGACGTGAAGTACCTGTCCACCGCCCTCATCGAGTACTACCAGGAGAAATCCAAAGCGGGCATCGACGCCTATTCAGAGCGCTGCCTGCGCCGCATCTGGCGTGCCGAACGATTTTCCTGGTGGTTCACCAGCCTGATGCATCACCTTCCCGAAAATGGCGAGATCGGGCAAAAGTTCCAGGAAGCCGAGCTGGACTACCTGGTCAACAGCGAAGCGGGTGCCAAAACCATGGCCGAGAACTATGTGGGCTTGCCGCTCGACTTTGGCTGCTGA
- a CDS encoding IclR family transcriptional regulator C-terminal domain-containing protein, with protein MTIAKADFIAGLAKGLAVLEAFDTERQRLNATLAAQRTGITRAAARRHLLTLADLGYLETDGSHYWLSPRVLRLAGSYMATSRLPRTLQPTLNRLAQQTQAAFSAVVLGGNECVIVARSAGAAEPVRHLAHGLHLGARLPVHATSTGRVLLASWPKAELAAWLKGRELPRITPFTEVGLTRFKSLIEKVRKDDFCLARDGHELGIHALAVPLRNMQGHTLAALNVVGTGEQLTDAAVQHKWLPLLLEAARQLRPLL; from the coding sequence ATGACCATCGCCAAAGCCGACTTCATCGCAGGACTGGCCAAAGGACTGGCAGTGCTGGAGGCTTTTGACACCGAGCGTCAGCGCCTGAACGCGACGCTGGCTGCACAGCGCACGGGCATCACTCGGGCGGCGGCGCGGCGGCATTTGCTCACGCTGGCCGATTTGGGCTATCTGGAGACCGACGGCAGCCACTACTGGCTGTCGCCTCGGGTGCTGCGGCTGGCGGGCAGTTACATGGCCACATCGCGCCTGCCGCGTACCTTGCAGCCCACGCTCAACCGTTTGGCGCAGCAAACCCAAGCAGCGTTCAGTGCGGTGGTGTTGGGCGGCAATGAGTGCGTCATCGTGGCGCGCAGCGCGGGTGCAGCCGAACCGGTACGCCACCTGGCTCATGGCCTGCATTTGGGCGCGCGCTTGCCCGTGCACGCCACGTCTACCGGCCGCGTGCTGCTGGCCAGTTGGCCCAAGGCCGAATTGGCTGCCTGGCTCAAGGGGCGCGAATTGCCGCGCATCACGCCGTTCACCGAGGTGGGGTTAACCCGCTTCAAGTCCCTTATTGAAAAAGTCCGGAAGGACGATTTTTGCCTGGCCCGAGATGGACACGAGTTGGGCATCCACGCGCTGGCTGTGCCGTTACGCAACATGCAGGGCCATACGCTGGCCGCACTGAATGTGGTGGGCACCGGAGAACAATTGACTGATGCTGCCGTGCAGCACAAATGGTTGCCCCTGCTGCTGGAGGCGGCCAGACAGTTGCGTCCCTTGCTGTGA
- a CDS encoding ABC transporter ATP-binding protein gives MSELLIQAQDLNTFYGASHILRGVNFTVARGETIGLMGRNGMGKSTLLKTLMGIVPPRTGSVDIKGQRMNGRATFEVAQMGIAYVPEGRGIFGNLSVVENLKMAARSGTQGQREWTYERVLETFPRLQERLGHGGQQLSGGEQQMLTIGRALMTNPDVLILDEATEGLAPLIAREIWRICSVIKDSGISSIIVDKNWKHVTRITDRNVILVKGQVVFEGSSPILLADPSVLEQHLGV, from the coding sequence ATGAGCGAACTGTTGATCCAGGCCCAAGACCTGAATACTTTCTATGGCGCCAGCCACATCCTGCGTGGCGTCAACTTCACGGTGGCTCGGGGCGAAACGATTGGCCTGATGGGGCGCAACGGCATGGGCAAAAGTACCCTGCTCAAAACCCTCATGGGCATTGTGCCGCCGCGCACCGGCTCGGTGGACATCAAGGGCCAGCGCATGAATGGCCGCGCCACGTTCGAGGTGGCCCAAATGGGCATCGCTTACGTGCCAGAGGGGCGCGGCATCTTTGGCAACCTGAGCGTAGTCGAAAACCTCAAAATGGCCGCCCGCTCCGGCACCCAGGGCCAGCGTGAGTGGACGTACGAACGGGTGCTGGAGACCTTTCCACGCCTGCAGGAGCGTCTGGGCCACGGTGGCCAACAACTGTCGGGCGGCGAGCAACAAATGCTGACGATTGGCCGTGCCTTGATGACCAACCCCGATGTGCTGATTCTGGACGAGGCCACTGAAGGGCTGGCACCGCTGATTGCGCGCGAGATCTGGCGCATTTGCAGCGTCATCAAGGACAGTGGCATCAGCTCGATCATCGTGGACAAAAACTGGAAACACGTCACCCGGATCACCGACCGCAATGTCATCCTGGTCAAGGGTCAGGTGGTGTTCGAAGGCTCCTCCCCCATCTTGCTGGCCGACCCCAGCGTGCTCGAACAGCACTTGGGGGTCTGA